In a single window of the Branchiostoma floridae strain S238N-H82 chromosome 2, Bfl_VNyyK, whole genome shotgun sequence genome:
- the LOC118410128 gene encoding nuclear receptor subfamily 0 group B member 1-like, protein MKMAYSKKDLCCQCVPTKATNTMLYSLLMDPQRRPSSTGSSCCHSNTESETDPQQGVLDLSMRNSQQKHRSSESSDSEKPATVLHRLAPEHYAMIHHAASQVLIQTIDFMRKLPAFTYLPPNDQMLLLMRSWHEIVAIGVAQEKVPIDTVSVPAPPCECCTGAEMHWGGTPPPTLTMPGCILSSDLDDIQQFVMKYQSLDLDCKEAAYLKAAVLFTPVPGLAHPHYIEALQKEAQQALNEYTMMTRPLETLRFARILLMVPLLRGIKQEPITELFFRPLIANVRMEDVLRQMLFT, encoded by the exons ATGAAGATGGCGTATTCCAAGAAGGACCTGTGCTGCCAATGCGTCCCAACAAAAGCCACCAACACGATGCTCTACTCCCTTCTGATGGACCCGCAGCGAAGACCCAGTTCCACAGGATCGTCCTGTTGCCACAGCAACACGGAAAGTGAGACTGATCCCCAGCAGGGCGTTTTGGACCTTTCCATGCGGAATTCGCAACAAAAGCACAGATCTTCGGAGTCGTCGGACAGTGAGAAACCAGCGACAGTATTACACAGACTCGCTCCCGAGCACTACGCCATGATACACCACGCAGCGTCACAAGTTTTGATCCAGACCATTGATTTCATGAGGAAGTTGCCGGCGTTCACGTACCTTCCACCCAACGACCAGATGCTGCTACTGATGCGGAGCTGGCACGAGATTGTTGCCATTGGGGTGGCGCAGGAGAAGGTTCCGATCGACACAGTTTCAGTCCCGGCACCTCCGTGCGAGTGTTGCACAGGTGCAGAAATGCACTGGGGAGGAACACCGCCGCCCACCCTAACAATGCCGGGGTGCATCCTGAGTTCGGACTTGGACGATATACAACAGTTCGTTATGAAGTACCAGTCGTTGGACTTAGACTGTAAAGAAGCAGCATATCTGAAAGCAGCTGTCCTCTTCACCCCAG TTCCAGGACTCGCCCACCCACACTACATCGAGGCTCTACAGAAAGAGGCACAGCAAGCGCTCAACGAATACACCATGATGACGCGGCCTCTTGAGACGCTACGATTCGCCCGCATCCTCCTGATGGTTCCTCTCCTGAGGGGTATCAAGCAGGAACCAATCACAGAGCTGTTCTTCAGACCTCTCATTGCCAACGTTCGCATGGAGGACGTTCTACGCCAGATGTTGTTCACCTGA